The following proteins are encoded in a genomic region of Arachis stenosperma cultivar V10309 chromosome 4, arast.V10309.gnm1.PFL2, whole genome shotgun sequence:
- the LOC130973108 gene encoding gibberellin 2-beta-dioxygenase 8-like yields the protein MNNLESYPPILRNYCHHYHHHHDSNINDVAQDYSDPMPVIDLELLEEEKERFEDACKDWGLFRLVNHGIPLTLLKQLQEEAKELFSMSYETKHATCSESPITYFWGTPALTPTGTALCRGPKNFNWVEGLDVPLGQLSKFQPQLPKLDSIRLLLMEYETHLSRIATTIFKVMVKNLDLNNNKQTECCSYVSRETGMVRMYRYPACSDTSIGWGMEVHTDSSVLSILNQDDQVSGLQVLKDDQWLTVKPISNTLIVNLGDMMQAMSNDKYKSVQHRVRVNKERERISICYFVFPSEGAVIESPNYKPFTYSEFREQVQQDVKALGYKVGLPRFKHTQQPLAPLSNLV from the exons ATGAACAACTTGGAGTCTTACCCACCAATTCTTCGCAATTATTGCCACCATTACCATCACCACCACGACTCGAATATTAATGACGTGGCACAGGATTATTCGGATCCTATGCCAGTCATAGATCTTGAACttttagaagaagaaaaggagagGTTTGAGGATGCTTGCAAGGATTGGGGGTTGTTCCGTTTGGTCAACCATGGAATTCCGTTGACCTTGCTGAAGCAACTCCAAGAGGAAGCCAAAGAGTTATTTTCTATGTCCTACGAAACAAAGCATGCGACATGCAGTGAAAGTCCTATCACATACTTTTGGGGTACCCCTGCCCTTACACCAACGGGTACTGCCCTATGTAGAGGCCCCAAAAATTTCAATTGGGTTGAAGGTCTTGATGTGCCTTTGGGTCAACTCTCTAAGTTTCAACCTCAACTTCCTAAACTTGATTCCATCAG ATTGCTTCTAATGGAATATGAAACCCATCTATCAAGAATTGCAACAACAATATTCAAAGTGATGGTGAAGAACCTTGACCTAAACAATAACAAGCAAACAGAGTGTTGCTCATATGTATCTCGAGAGACAGGAATGGTGCGAATGTATCGATATCCTGCTTGTTCGGACACAAGCATTGGTTGGGGAATGGAGGTTCACACAGATAGCTCAGTGTTGTCCATATTGAACCAAGATGACCAAGTCAGTGGCCTTCAGGTCCTCAAAGATGATCAATGGCTTACTGTCAAACCAATCTCCAATACATTGATTGTCAACCTTGGAGACATGATGCAG GCAATGAGCAATGACAAATACAAGAGTGTGCAACACAGAGTGAGGGTGAAcaaggagagagagaggatctCAATATGCTATTTTGTGTTCCCTAGTGAAGGTGCTGTGATTGAGAGCCCAAATTACAAGCCCTTTACTTACAGTGAGTTTAGAGAACAAGTACAACAAGATGTTAAGGCCCTTGGCTACAAAGTTGGGCTTCCAAGGTTTAAGCACACTCAACAGCCTTTGGCCCCTCTCTCCAATCTTGTTTAA
- the LOC130973107 gene encoding uncharacterized protein LOC130973107, giving the protein MNFFASVFSEEPDSPTHRSEQPDPDHDDNEPPTADAENSPSGDAWSFGGLIQTLASKSESVLENYRRDLEDFSSGLRMETAVIREAASRAVKDLPSSLDAGATVAQESLETVGQAIDDIGFTVWKSTAKIISHGRDSLLAPDFDSSDSDNNNLARNRLSSSGGSFDLKRYSRFDALVRALQSDVNTYVEDPEDLENYEEWKLGFVLGDKGEEIGNLMEENGSVEGIYRKVVPSRTDHDNFWTRYFYRLHKLNQAEEARVKLVKRAISGEEEEDLSWDFDDDDDNDDGYELKGSSARNAQQQQEVEGGNSAEAATGNNDVESISPGEKDLKIESDGKGVTSDSKTDGDDDKPAAEVEYERNVASPSSVAATVSDGGDGELDMKYEEKEASEVKTDNENGGSCKDSDFSVVSSQPSTHGEEDIGWDEIEDIVSNDENKGDAGGSTSRGDLRKRLTAADQEEDLSWDIEDDDEDVKS; this is encoded by the coding sequence ATGAACTTCTTCGCGTCCGTCTTCTCCGAGGAACCCGATTCGCCGACACACCGATCCGAACAACCGGATCCAGATCACGATGATAACGAGCCCCCCACTGCGGACGCAGAAAACTCTCCATCCGGCGATGCATGGAGCTTCGGAGGCCTGATCCAAACCCTAGCGTCCAAATCGGAGTCTGTTCTCGAGAACTACCGCCGCGATCTCGAGGATTTCAGCTCCGGACTGAGGATGGAGACTGCGGTGATCCGTGAGGCAGCATCACGTGCCGTGAAGGATCTCCCATCCTCCCTCGACGCCGGCGCCACCGTGGCGCAGGAGTCGCTCGAGACCGTCGGCCAGGCCATAGACGACATCGGCTTCACCGTGTGGAAATCGACGGCTAAGATCATCTCTCACGGTAGGGACTCTCTCCTCGCCCCTGATTTCGATTCCTCAGATTCCGATAACAACAATCTTGCTAGGAATCGATTGAGTAGTAGCGGCGGTAGTTTTGATTTGAAACGTTATAGTAGGTTTGATGCGCTGGTACGTGCTCTTCAGAGCGACGTGAATACCTATGTGGAGGATCCTGAGGATTTGGAAAATTATGAGGAGTGGAAATTAGGGTTTGTGTTGGGGGATAAGGGTGAGGAGATTGGGAATTTGATGGAGGAGAATGGTAGTGTTGAAGGGATTTATAGGAAGGTCGTGCCTAGTAGGACTGATCATGATAACTTCTGGACTAGGTATTTTTATAGGCTGCATAAACTGAATCAGGCCGAGGAGGCGAGGGTGAAGCTCGTGAAGCGCGCAATTTCTggagaggaagaggaggatTTGAGCTGGGACTTCGACGACGATGACGACAATGATGATGGATATGAGCTGAAAGGTAGCTCTGCCAGGAATGCGCAGCAGCAGCAAGAGGTGGAGGGGGGAAATTCTGCTGAGGCTGCCACGGGTAACAATGATGTTGAGAGTATTAGTCCTGGGGAGAAGGATTTGAAGATAGAAAGTGATGGGAAGGGTGTTACTTCTGATTCTAAAactgatggtgatgatgataagCCGGCGGCGGAGGTGGAGTATGAAAGGAATGTGGCATCTCCATCTAGTGTTGCTGCAACTGTAAGTGATGGTGGCGATGGTGAGTTAGATATGAAATATGAAGAGAAAGAGGCATCCGAAGTGAAGACAGATAATGAAAATGGAGGATCTTGCAAAGATAGTGATTTTTCTGTGGTTTCAAGCCAGCCTTCCACACATGGGGAAGAAGACATTGGATGGGACGAAATTGAAGATATTGTTAGCAATGATGAAAATAAAGGGGATGCTGGTGGGTCCACAAGTAGGGGTGATTTGCGGAAGAGGTTGACTGCAGCAGACCAAGAGGAGGATCTCAGTTGGGATattgaagatgatgatgaggatgTTAAATCATAA